The following proteins are encoded in a genomic region of Cydia strobilella chromosome 19, ilCydStro3.1, whole genome shotgun sequence:
- the LOC134749999 gene encoding coiled-coil domain-containing protein 42 homolog translates to MKKMSLKDLAPIAIPHGPPVECAEEYYNSLMQSSMIVKKYPVWDVARPTPQVLMEQARRDLMEAEEKLAEKREEEARNRAAMDIKWGELRAKELLLKESFISFNKFIRENQEKRNRAERKMAADEEALERKTRETEAMRQRVEEMEEVRLMMEKQVKDYTIYEDYLMAVVRNYPEFKQPLDVLNRYEALAAAKSTLADRQEHDLEVLEDARKEIASLTEEKKLFIMGLNNKLANLRWEYDQVRNRVIKWELALHRLKETAAMRHVELCHVKAAIYNLYVKICKNKGLSIEVKPHDFEQQLVVIMRALLELKRIHRIAAKRSKEKGDAESALQSAS, encoded by the exons atgaagaagatgtcgcTGAAGGATTTGGCGCCCATCGCCATACCGCACGGGCCTCCGGTGGAGTGCGCCGAGGAGTACTACAACTCGCTGATGCAGAGTTCCATGATTGTGAA AAAATACCCAGTATGGGACGTCGCGCGCCCTACCCCACAAGTCCTGATGGAACAAGCGAGGAGGGATCTGATGGAGGCTGAGGAGAAACTTGCCGAAAAGCGAGAGGAGGAGGCTCGCAATCGCGCCGCCATGGACATCAAGTGGGGAGAACTGCGTGCTAAGGAACTGCTGCTGAAGGAATCCTTCATTAGCTTTAACAAG TTCATTAGAGAGAATCAAGAGAAGCGCAACCGCGCCGAGCGCAAGATGGCCGCCGACGAGGAGGCGCTAGAACGGAAGACGCGCGAAACAGAGGCCATGCGCCAGCGCGTGGAAGAGATGGAAGAAGTCAGGCTTATGATGGAGAAGCAAGTCAAGGACTACACTATCTATGAG GATTACTTGATGGCAGTTGTGAGGAACTATCCAGAATTCAAGCAACCTCTGGATGTTCTCAATCGATATGAAGCTTTAG cCGCTGCAAAAAGTACACTAGCCGACCGACAAGAGCACGACCTGGAGGTGTTGGAAGACGCGAGGAAAGAGATAGCATCCCTTACCGAGGAGAAGAAATTGTTCATCATGGGGCTCAACAACAAACTTGCAAACTTGAGG TGGGAATACGATCAAGTCCGCAACCGCGTGATAAAATGGGAACTGGCCCTGCACCGGTTGAAGGAAACGGCTGCGATGCGTCACGTCGAGCTGTGCCACGTCAAGGCCGCCATATACAACCTCTACGTCAAGATCTGCAAGAACAAGGGGCTTTCTATTGAG GTGAAGCCACACGATTTCGAGCAGCAGTTGGTTGTGATCATGCGAGCGTTACTAGAGCTGAAGAGGATTCACAGAATCGCAGCCAAGCGCTCTAAGGAGAA GGGTGATGCAGAGTCCGCGCTCCAGTCTGCcagctaa
- the LOC134750366 gene encoding peptidyl-tRNA hydrolase 2, mitochondrial-like has protein sequence MELNISFLSGLGCGLCLGLSLFALRKYLGVFSNTSKAVEIIKKFKSRSEYKLVLVVRTDLQMSKGKIAAQCGHASVGAFEKAQRKDPEGLEQWQMTGQAKIALKTDSVDEIKKLAEKAKKLGVVTSMIRDAGRTQIAPNSITVLGVGPAPKEVIDEITGHLKLL, from the exons ATGGAACTGAATATTTCATTCCTCTCCGGGTTGGGTTGCGGTCTTTGTCTAGGCCTGTCCCTGTTTGCCCTTAGGAAATATCTCGGAGTATTCTCAAACACGAGCAAAGCCGTGGAAATTATTAAAAAG tttAAATCCAGGTCCGAATACAAACTCGTACTAGTGGTCCGAACAGACTTGCAGATGTCCAAAGGAAAAATAGCAGCTCAATGTGGCCATGCGTCAGTAGGAGCCTTTGAAAAAGCTCAGCGGAAGGACCCAGAAGGCTTAGAGCAGTGGCAGATGACCGGACAAGCCAAGATCGCCTTAAAAACAGACTCCGTTGATGAAATAAAGAAGTTAGCAGAGAAAGCAAAGAAACTGGGAGTAGTTACTTCAATGATCAGAGATGCCGGGCGCACTCAAATTGCCCCCAATTCTATAACTGTTCTGGGAGTAGGGCCAGCTCCTAAAGAAGTTATTGATGAAATCACTGGACACTTGAAACTTCTGTGA